AAATGGAGCTGACCTTCATCATGATCAAACCTGATGGTGTCTCGTTGCCTGGTTTGCTTCGATTCATTTTCGTTTAATTTTGTTCTTATGTTTGTTGAGCTACATTTTTTTATTCCTATTAGATGTAAGTAATTCCCTTATTTTGGGTTAGTTGATCTATGCTTTAATTGACTAATCTTTGGATCAATGTTTTGATGTTATGTTTCAGGTTGGTGAGATTATTGGAAGATTTGAGAAGAAAGGTTTCTCTTTGAAAGGTAAATTTTCCTCTACTGGCTTCACATTTCCCCAATTGTGATTAATAGAAGGTTATTTTGGTAGATCGATTTAACAATAAGGGCTTTAGTATAATATTCTTAGTGTAATACACTACTCAAATAAGGTAAGAAAAAAAGATCttttgaacatatatatatatatatatatatatatatatatatatatatatattcttagtGTAATACACTACTCAAGGTGGCCCCGCCACTGCTAGTACGGCGGCAAAGGTAGTTCAGAAAAAGATTTAAGTCACAGATTCAATCCTGGGTATGGCGTTCTTGAATTCTTTTGAATCCCTTGAAAGAACTCCTGGATCCGCCACTAATCCAACAGTAAATTTATCTCTGTGTGACGTATAGGTCACAAATTCGAGCCATACAACTAGCTTCTGAGGCATGCGATCTAACAGTAAAGTTGTCTcagtgtgacctataggtcacggattCGAGCCATGCAATCAGCTTCTGAGACCTGCATCAAGCCATCAACATAGGCTGCTTACATCACACTCCCTCGGGGTACGGGCCTTTTATTCCCTGGATAAAAGGATATAAGTCATAATTTAGTATTGTTCCCCGGATAAAAGGATATAACCAGTCATAATTTAGTATGTGACAAACTTATTAGATGATTGTATAATTCTTACTTTTTTCCGTTCGTTATGATTAATTTGCTAGAACTAAACTTATCATGTTGGTTACTTTGTTTGGATCTAGGCTTGAAGCTCCTTACTGTGGATCGTGCTTTTGCTAAAAAGCACTATGCAGACTTGTCTGCAAAGCCTTTCTTCAATGGGCTTGTTGAATACATTGTTTCTGGCCCCGTTGTTGCAATGGTGTGGGCGGGTAAGGGTGTAGTTACTGCTGGTAGGAAGATAATTGGCGCAACAAATCCATTGGAGTCTGCTGCTGGCACCATCCGTAGTGATTATGCTATTGATATTGGGAGGTAAAACACTTCATTTCCCAGTTTAGTGTTTTCTGCAGCATGCATTTGTCTCAAGCCAATGTGCTAATAGTTAGGATCATTATGTCTTCCAGCACGTGcccagaggcggatctaggatttggTGGTTCCGGATGTCAAGCTGGTCGATTTGATTGACTTTGTGCTTTGACTCGAATTGTTCTCCTTTCGATTTATATAAACAAATAGAGCTAGGAAATAAACAATGGGGAGCCTTATTATACTTAAACAAACAAAAAACGCCAACAATAAATTAAAAAAGAAGTGTGTCAACTTAATATTTTGCTTCAGTGGGTATTCATCTATGTGTCTGTCATCTCTTTACTTTCAGCAAGCTAAAAAACTTGAATAAAGCTGGTGGCAGGAGTCAAACTCATGCCAAGGGAAGGAAAACTTGACCTCTTGCCACCGACACCTTGACCACTTTTGTTATTACGGGTGACACTTTTAATATTTGTACTATTTCTTAtcctatctatatatatatatatatatatatatatatatatatatatatatatataaaattcatgTTCAGCTTTGATATTTTTTTGCCCGTCATACTGCCGAATGTTGCATTTTGTGTCAAGTTCACCTTTCTTTTATGCCTTTGTTGATAGCTGCAACTGTTATCTTGTTGTCCCGCAAGTTGAATTAGTCCATAATTTATCTAGAAAATGTTGTGTTCAATTTTAGGTTCTTTGGTCTATTTCTTATCTTGGGAAAGTGGATCCTATTGTTGCTTTAGTGCAGCGACAATGCTGGCGTGAGCCGAGAAtctatcagaaacaacctctctacccctcAAGGTAGGGGTTAGGTTAGGCTGCATACATACTACCCCGAGACCCCACTTGAAATCTTGAACGCACGGGCTAATTCTTAAATAGAAGCTCTTAAGATCCGTAGCTACCTGGTGTCATAGCAGCTCTTTAGATCCAATTCTTAAATAGAAGCTCTTAAGATCCATAGCTACCTGGTGTCATAGCAGCTCTTTAGATCCGTAGctacctggtgtcatttctaccTTTGCTGACTCGGCCAATTAGACCCGCCCAAAATTAGCCCAACCTGCCCATTTGACCCCCTAGCGCCCTCCAATACTCAAACGTTAACACTCATATATACATGATACTACTTCCATTTCAAGGCTTTTTCTTAGATAATAGTGAAGCTGATAGATGACAAAGCTCAATTATGTAAATACAGCTTTAAGTGAAATGAGTAAATATCACTACAGTAATTCTGCTAATATCATATCTTAGTCGTCTTGAAATAACAAATGGAAACAAGTCTGAAACAACAATATTTCTACTCAAACATCAGGCAAAATTTCTTAAGTTGCAGTTTGGAAAGATAGAGATAGACGGGTCGTTGATACGCATAAGTGACACTATGAGctgcactttgtgtgcatatCGATTGGCTATTGATAGTCAACTCGTAAAATCTCTTAATCATAGATCCAAGAGTGAAGGCTGCTCTGCCACTCCGCGACACCATCATGAAACCAAAGAGTTCTCAGGACAAAAATATCTTGAGTTGTCCTGAAATTAaaaatttttagtttaaattttcAGGAGAAAAATAAGTACtgcctaattcctaaataacatCCCTGAGAATAGCTATATGTGCATTTGTCCCTCAATAAAATTATTTGGGTTGATTTTGATTGAGTCAAGATGAGCCAAAAGTTGGGTCATAGCCCAACTCGTCCAACTCTTATCAAACTTTAATTAATGTGTGTTGTTTTCTTATCaattatttaattatcaaataagattttttttcttttgttatggttatttataacatatcaaacaaaaaagaattattttacaaaaattttagtATAGTTACTCATGAATCAATTTGGGTTAAAAATCAGCTCAATTTTAAATGAACTGAGATAGCTAGGTCAAGATGAGCTGAGATCAACAAATGAGTGAGTCAATGAAGACTCAACCTTGGACGGATTGTGTGGGTTAAATGAGTTTGAACTCAAAGTGTCACCCCTCTAAAGCGGGTTATATACTCCCTCCGGCTAATTTTGTGTCCGCATTTGATTGGATAACTATAGGTAAACATCAATCGAAAGTAAGATTAGGTAAGACCtacaaaaataagaaaaacataTAATTGTTATAACAAGTTAAATTAAAAATGTTTAAGTTCTTAAATCCAAAACAACATGCCTTTTGTCAGCTAGTATATGGCATTATATGGGGAAGGGAATAAACCTTTCTTTTGGAGCAATAAATAAAACATTATGCACGTTGATCAATTTGAATTTGCTTTAAATAACGAGATTCAAATTCTAGATTTGACATTTTAAGATTTCTTTAAATCCACTTGTGtatatatttctatttttttcatTGTTTGTCGAGTGTCAATCACTATCTCCAATTTGAAGGGTGGACAATCTCTCGATATAAGGGCAGATTAGTGCGTAATAACAAGTAACTTTGGctcatatattttatttaaataactttactaaataattataaataatagATTATGAATCTAATAAACCAAATGATAGAATTCGAACTGGGACCCATAAAATTCAAATGCAAATACATCTGTCTCTATATCTACAAAGACATGATTCACGTGCACCCTACTCCCAACGTGGCCTCTCGTCAGCAATTCAAATAGCCTAAGTTGGCATCCATTATATTCTACGACAATAAACCAGTATAATTTTACTAGTAGggtatgaggagggtagtgtgtatgcagatcttacctctaccttggggtagagaggctgttttcgatagaccctcggctccctccctccaagaactccccaccttgctcttgggatgactcgaactcacaatttcttggttggaagtggagggtgctcaccactagagcaactcactcttgtccaTCCATTATATTCGAAAATAATAAATTCTTGTTTAACTTGTATAATTAATTTGTAAATTACGAGGATAATGGAGAATACTCCCTAATAATTTCTAATTTCAATATTTGTTTTTGGAAAATTCCTTTATGCAACACTTTTTTTGGCCACGATGGCCCAAATGAGGTTATTAATGTAAAACCACACCCAAATTAGGGGTTTTCCACTAATTTTATACCAAAAATGCCCTCCTTGTTAGGTTTTGAATTTCTCTCCTTGATTCTCTATCATCCATTGAATGTTTGTCTTCCCAATACATGAAAAATATCAAGCATGCAAAACCTCTTTctcataaatatattttttcatcttttttgtAGTATACGCGTAGACATTTCAAATTTATtcatcaatatatatatacttgattgtgTATTTCGTATATCTTTCGTATAATAAGGTCTTCAAAGTCCTAATATTTAAACAACCCTAGATGACCGAAAATAaaaccaataacaacaacccagtgaaattCTACTAGTGGGTCTggagaggatagtgtgtacgcagaccttacccctaccccgaagaggtagagaggttgtttttgaaagaccctcggctcaagaggacaaaaagacaaaaggagatTTTTATCACTCTTCAAAGCCCTAATACTTAAACAAACCTAATACTTGATTGGTTTTTCATCTCTTACTCACCTATGTTCTTCTAagtgtgagtgaatgggtatttcTACCACACtaatttttatacataaatttataGTCTGGCTCAAAGTTATAGATTCAACGGAACCCGTCATTAGAATACTACATCTATCCCTGTGCGTATCATTTCGTGTTTGACCGGATACGAAATATTCATTTATACGAGTACTTAGAACTGAAGAAATTATTTCGATAAAGATATTATTGTATAAGTTTTCTAATTAGTGGAGCAACTCTGAAAATATCATAATATGAGTCTTTTGACATATTTGAGTTTGTATACTTTCGTATGGTACATATGACATTATCATTATGATCACAAAGTGGCTAAGTGTGTGAACTCACGCAAGTAGGATCGATgtcatatttttttgtaaaaaaaatatgTTCTTCTAGTATTTGAAACAAAAATTCTTAATTAGCCTAATAATTTAACCACTTAAATTACTTATATTAATGTTAGCCTAAAGAATCCTCCATTTTAGTTAGCCGAAAGAATTCTGTCAGTGAACAAACAACTTATTACTGGTGCGACTATCTGGTTTGGTTTGAATAGAGTTGTTGTCGAAACTAATGGTGTTAGTTGAATTGTATTAACTATTTCGATTACCAAAATTGTATTGATAACTACAATTTTTGAATCCCCATGTAGATATTGAATCATATTTACTAACAAAACTATTCACATGCCAACCATTTAACTTCTCAATGAAGCATTTACACCTCTTATTTACTCTTCCTAACTCTTTCGAATTCAAAATTATTTTAGTCTTTTGAAATGatataaaaaatggaaaaaaaaagaTACAATTATAACAAAAAACACATGAGAGCTGgatgaagatagaaattttataaTATTCATAGTTCAATAGAAAATAAAAGTACACATACCATAACTGGATGAacttaaaaataaaaactaaaaaacagAGGAAAAAACAACACAAACATAATCTAAAAACTAATTAATTCCAACCGGATCTTCAAAATTTTCTTGTCCTTTCATTTGCACTTTGAAGACAACAAACAATGGTGCAATTTCAACCAACTCAAATTTAACGACCCAGTCTCGCTTGATATCATTCTCTATCACAAAAATTTTTCATCCTTCTTTGAGCCTTCTTCGTTCACCAATTGTCAATCCTACAAATCACTCTTTGCCACCATATTGAAGAAGCATAGTGTTATTTGTTTCGAGAAGATGCTCGTAGATTCGTTTTGGAATATGCTGCAAACAGAAGAAAAAACTATTAGTAATAACTTTTAACCCTAAACTATAAAGCATAAAGCCGCACTGCCGGAGGCATCAAAAATATACCGATGCATATATTTATCTGGAGTTAAGGCATCAAAAATAATAGTAAGAAATTCATTTAGCCCGAAAATCATAAGCACCTCAAATGTTGGATTATGCTCTTCCTCGTTATCATCAAAAGAGGAGTAAGATAGGGATCGTTTGGCACAACAGGGAGAAGAGTCCATAGTTGGTTTTCTAGGGTTTGTGTAAGAGTGTGTGTTTGTCTTTAGAGTTGTGTGGGTGAATGTGTATATATACACGACCAACCGTTCAAAAAGGCATATTTGATCATAAAGTTTAGTAAAATGCAGATTTGGGACCTAATTAAAATGTGTATTTTGCATATTTAGTCACATTGTAATGATAATTTTGATATCACTTGTTAGATTTGGGACCTAATTAgcaatttaattatgaaatattaATGAATTAAGTGTCCCAGTGTAATGTTCATTTTGACCTCAattgttaaattatttaattCAAACCATAATAATAAGCAGATATTAATAGTAACCATATAAAtccattgactaaggttgtagtcatataacCTATGTTAATTACATCGTTGCGATTCATAATTATATTGATTGTTTAtgtaatagccaatatataatttcattcattaaggtcatacgtatcgacCATTAGTTATTTACAGCAAcaatataagtccattgactaaagTTGTAGTCATATACTACGCTAATGTTAATTACATCCTtgcgattcatagttatattgattgtttatgtaatagccaatatataatttcattcattaaagtggccactagttattcatagtcCCTGTGTAATGTTCATTTTGACCTCAattgttaaattatttaattCAAACCATAATAATAAGTAGATATTAATAGTAACCATATAAAtccattgactaaggttgtagtcataCAATCTATGTTAATTATATCGTTGCgcttcatagttatattgaccgtttataCAATAactaatatataatttcattcattaaggtcatacgtatcggccatTAGTTATTCGCAACAACAATATAAGTCCATTGACCAAGGTTGTAGTCATATACTACGCTAATGTTAATTACATCATTGCGATTCATAATTATATTGATCGTTTAtgtaatagccaatatataatttcattcattaaggtggccactagttattcatcgTCCTTGTGTAATGTTCATTTTGACCTCAATTGTTAAATTATTCAATTCAAACCATAATAATAAGTAGATATTAATAGTAACCATATAAAtccattgactaaggttgtagtcatataacCTATGTTAATTATATCGTTGCgcttcatagttatattgaccgtttatataataaCTAATATattatttcattcattaaggtcatacgtatcggccactagttattcatagtcCCTATGTAATGTTCATTTTGACCTCAattgttaaattatttaattCAAACCATAATAATAAGTAGATATTAATAGTAACATATACCGTATACCCTATTTTTTAAGGaaatataataatttgctatACACATAAAATACAATATGATGTAAAGACTACACGAATGATTTCACGCAGCTCAATACTGGGGAATAGAAAGAGCCTCTCCatatttaattttctattttgaAGGGAAAATTGTAGGGCTAAATAATTAGGAGGCAGTTGATGTAATTTCACCCGTGTGGCCACAGTTGGGCCACATTAGTGTGGTCGTTTAGCACCTCTCTTTGTTTTTACCAAGAGCAAGACTAAATTTACCAATTACAAGGGGCAAGGGGAATCTCTCAATATCTGCATATGATTTAACATTTGCACTTTGGAGAATGTGGAAAGTGGAAACCATGATGTTGTTTTTGACAAAACTTAGATCTAAAATAGGGAAACGTGATTAATAATCCTAACCTAacatatttaaaattaattaCCTTTTCCACTTTGTACACGCCTGTGTTAACTTTACATATTGTAATGTCCACTTGTTGTCaccttttttgtttttctttctattCACTTCTTGTAAAATACTTTCTGAAATAGTAACACTAGTCCAATTTCATGTGCATATATAGAAGAGCTACTAGCTAttctgtaaaacacaaaaaacttTAGCTCGAGAGAGAACGAATAAGATAAGATCGCGAGAATGAGTAGAGGGTGGGTAATTTTCATGTTCCTGATTGCTGCAATTGTACTTTGCAGTCATCACATAGTGACGGCAGAAAATGCCGCCATCTATTCGCAGGCACGCGCTACCTTGCCTAATTGCAGTAACAGCGATAAATCGAAAATAAAGAAGTGTATGACAAATACAACCTCTATAGATAAATGTTGTCCATTATTTAAGATGACAATTGGTACTAACTGTAAGTGTTACCGTTATGCCAAGGATTTTGATAATCAAGCTTTAATTACTCTTCAGGCTTATTGTGATGTCAATAATCCATGTAAGCGTGTCCAAGTAAGTTCTTTCTTATCTCTGCTTCACATAAAAGTATTTAGCAAGTGTTTGAATATAAATTTGGTTAAAAATTTTACTTGCAGAGAGTGGTAGCAGAGGCCGTCGCCACCATTTCTGCCATCCCCCGCCCGCTCCCTCGGCTACAGCCAAAATGCAGTGCTACTGATGAAGCAGAGGTTAAAAAATGCATGACAAACACAACCTCCATGGATGCATGTTGCCCAACATTCAGAAGCATATTGGGCAGGAGTTGCCCTTGCTTTACTTATGCCATGCTATTAGATAATCTGGCTTTGATTACTCTTCAGGCTTATTGTGATGTTAGTAATCCTTGTAAGCAAGTCCAAGTAAGTCTTATCCCTTTTTTAATACTCCGTTTTATACGGTGCTCGTTTCTTTTTAGTCATTTTGAAATAAATGACACACTTCTATATCTAGAAACTCTTCTATATTATCCATCTTATCCTAATAGCATGCTCTATTATAGTGGTAAAAATATCATAGTAGGGTTAAGATAGTATACCTTTGATATGCACCAaattctttctattttttaaaatacCGCCCTAGCTAATCAAGGGAGTATGCACCATAAAAGAACTCAGTTACTTTTGCCTGCTAAATTTCTACGTACAATAAACTGTGAACCTTATAGAAGACGAGTTGTGGTTGGCTTTGTCATACGCACTAAATTGCTTGAacctataaaatttaaattttaactaGTGCTAGTTAAATAACACCGTGCAAATTTGAGACATTAACTAATATTTTTTATTACAAGCTCTTTCAAGTAAGTCGTTCATTTTTCCTTGTGTTATTGTGAGCTATCTCACCTACCGACATCCTACCTTGTACTTTGTGCACCAAATTTACTAACTACTTTTTCCCCTTTCCCTACAAAAAGAAGGGTGTGATAAATACCTGTGGGATCAACTTTAATTGATTTCTTTTTAGCTATTTCATACATATTAATGAATTTCATGACAATTTTagaaaaaagaagttaatttCGTTTTTATATCCGTAAAATATCAACTATTGTGGACCAAAAAGGAAAggccaaaaaatcaattaaagtggacaTAGTAGTAACTAGCTATCCACTTCTGTGTCACTGCCTAATTCTGTGGTTAATTTGCTGGTTTCAGGTGATATGATCGAGCTAGCAAAGATGGAGATGGAAGAAAATAACAATAATGAAACTCATTTCAAGAGGAAGAAATGTTGTATTGTTATATCTATAAGACTTTTAGCAATAACTTGTCGTTATTTTGATAGCATCATTTTGCATACCATTGACCTCAAGTTGGCCTGCACCCTTCCATTATAGTAAGACAAAAAAAAGACACTCCTTTCAAGGATAGGATTTGGTGCAACGCAATAGATCTTCACGAATAGGTATCCATTGCAGCGCAAGAAAATTCACTATGTTGCGACATGAAAAGATTTTAGGGATAATCTCCACCAAATTAAAGAATCGTTGTATGAAAAATCAAAATAAGAGGGGTAAACGCGTAATATTATGAACCACAACAGGGTCAGTATGATGGAAGAGAAATTTGGAGGCAGGTCTAAATTATTAATTATCCCTAAAATCTAAGAAGAAGCTACCCAAATTAATATTACGAGAACTAACTTATGTCCACCAAATTTCCTTACCAACAAACATGTGCAATAAACAAAGAGTGGAGAAGAGGTCAACACAATTGAGAAAAACGCAACAAAGTGAAGAAAGTTTAATTTGAAAAGAAACCAGATGTAAAGGCCAAAAG
This sequence is a window from Nicotiana tomentosiformis chromosome 5, ASM39032v3, whole genome shotgun sequence. Protein-coding genes within it:
- the LOC104103456 gene encoding nucleoside diphosphate kinase-like, which codes for MVSRCLVGEIIGRFEKKGFSLKGLKLLTVDRAFAKKHYADLSAKPFFNGLVEYIVSGPVVAMVWAGKGVVTAGRKIIGATNPLESAAGTIRSDYAIDIGSTCPEADLGFGGSGCQAGRFD
- the LOC104099932 gene encoding uncharacterized protein gives rise to the protein MSRGWVIFMFLIAAIVLCSHHIVTAENAAIYSQARATLPNCSNSDKSKIKKCMTNTTSIDKCCPLFKMTIGTNCKCYRYAKDFDNQALITLQAYCDVNNPCKRVQRVVAEAVATISAIPRPLPRLQPKCSATDEAEVKKCMTNTTSMDACCPTFRSILGRSCPCFTYAMLLDNLALITLQAYCDVSNPCKQVQVI